The sequence below is a genomic window from Lycium ferocissimum isolate CSIRO_LF1 chromosome 9, AGI_CSIRO_Lferr_CH_V1, whole genome shotgun sequence.
taatgttTCAACCTTGTATAGTGCATACTAGTgaataaaaggtgtttatacacaaatatgagctaaatCTGGTAACAAACTCAAATTATAGGCTACATtgcgtaaatattttcaaaaatagacttgGAGCATAATTTTCCTAATAATTTTCACTAGCGAAGAGCATGCATAATTTTCATTAgtgaaatcaataaaataactaaaaaaaacaATTAGTGATTATGCATAATTTTCATTATTGAAATCAACataaaacacaaacaaaataataTCACAAAAAACTACTACTAGTAAATATGAATAATTTTCATTAGCCCAATCAACATAAATCAGAAGCAAATAATTTCACGACTCAAGCAAATAAAATCACGAAAAGCAATtagtgattaaaaaaaaaaatgaaatttcatTAGCTCAATCAACACAAATcagaaacaaataaaatcacGAAAGTGAATATGAATAATTTTCATAAGCTCAatcaacataaataaaaaaaaaaatcaaaatataagtACCTGATAGTGTTATCAGTCCTCATACGAATCCAGTAAGGAATTGGCCTGTTTTGCCTTTGTTTCTTCGCTAACTTCTTCTTTATCATAAATGTCTTATGAGAAGGCtacaaaaaacataaaattaattcaattaaaTCAGTTTTTAACCATTTACGAGCTTATAATATGTAAGTAATTTGAATAGAAACTCACCATTTTCACAATTGGAGATCTCCTTTCGGCGATGAGCTCTGTTGTTGATTGAAACCCTAAGGACTaacaaaaaccctagtttttggtTGTATATAATGAATACGATGTAATATGAGGCCCACTGGGTTGGCATTCTAGTTTGGCCCAACATTTTATCAGGCCACTATTTAGATTATATCCCTATTTCTAAAAGTTGTCCAAATATAGCCTTTCAAAATTAACCTTCAGAACAATATTAATATTTGTTCCTATATATTTATCTGTGCTAGCTACTGCTTCCTTTTCTCAGACTGCTCTATTATGACTTGTTCGCTttctttagtttcattttcattttgttttgaaCTGCTTGTGCTTATCTGACCTTTTCTTATGTTTTCTCTTTGTAGCCGAGGTCTTTCTGAAAACGATCTTCCGAGATAGGGGTaaagtctgcgtacactttaccctccctagaccccacattgtgggatttcactgggtatgttattgttttGTCGTTGTACTGACATAACATTTGAgcgtcatttgcacttttgtgcctattttgtgctggtctttaatttttttctcctcAATTGCAAATCACTTCTTTGCGGGacataaatttatgtttttGTATTATAATATTCCACAAATTATGTCCCGTTCCCTTAAAGAACTCGTGTCCCGCTAGgttaagtttgattttgaaggacaaaaatttaaagatcctCCATTTGAAGGACCAAAAATAAAGACTAGCCCACTTGAAGGACAAACCATGCAATTTCTTCATGCAAGGCTGATTTACGCCGGTGGCCACTTATTAGGCCGATTTTGTACATGGTACTAAAAGTTGTGTGTATATTGTCCTTGAGAAACTAGCCTTCCGATCAACATGACACTCATCAAATTTTTGCTCGTGTATTGCTCAACCTTACAAACAAAAGGTTAGACTATAATAGCTTTCGAAATTTCATGATGTGTCTTAACATTTTTTCATAGAATTTTCAATTTACTCAAAAGGAATCTTTTGTCTAAAAGGTTCATAAattaaaacacaaataaaaagatGATCATTTGGTACGTTGCATGATTACCTTTGACCACCTAAAAGCATTTTTCTTATGTATTTGGCCTGAAGATTTGTATCTCATTTACTTTGACATGTTAAATGGTTTGTACTGAGGAAATTATTAAATCTTAGCACAATTGCCCAATTATTAGTTGAAGCTATTCTTTAGCGGCTGTTCATCTTCCACTGCCTGAGGTCGCTGGTCTATTCGTTAGATCTTCAAGAAGTCTGAAGATGGAGCGATATCAAGTCGTGTGACGTTCTTCATGCAACTTCCTATTACAAATCCCATCAACTTAAATAGCTTGCTTCAACTAAAGTACCAagagaagtacagaaaacaatcatcatagaaaggCATGGAAAGTTAAAAAGGAGAAACTGAAGTAAAACCTTCAGGCTCGATAAGGATCTAACAGCCAATTAATGTTGGCATTTTGTCGTGTGTCCTTAACACAATACAAAATTACAATGGGTTACACTTCTGATACCAGTATGTCATATCGCTAAGATCCAACGAAACCTAGCAGAAAGTTACATGGTCTACACTTGTAAGACTTGGTACAAAACTCTAGTAGTGAACTCCACCAAAGGGTAGAAGCACAATCCGAACCCTCATCTCTTCTTGAAACCATATTTTTTACGTTCATAAAACAGATCGGTCTTGGCACTACCCAGATTGACTATCTTTGGACAACCGTCCCTGTCTTTCTCCTGCTGAGTACATTCCTTGCAATAGTAAGCATCAGAAATACCAACACCTCCACAGATGACACAACGCCCTTGAAAGGATCCATAGTTGCATTCATCACAAACTCGGACAAGTGTGCAAGGACGGACGTAtgaatcacaaatcacacactTTCCATCACATTTCTCACAAAGTCGTCCAATAGCTATTCCTGGCTGCTTCCGGCACATGATCAAATCAGGATGATGCTTGGCCATATTTCTCGCGGTGAGGTCTTAACctggaaaagaagaaatgaagcAAGAGTCATTAGCAGACAGCAGAAACAAGGTAAAATAATAAACTTGAATCCATATAATTACGTTGATTGTAGCAGAAAGCATAATATAAATAGGACAAGAAGTATAATACACCAATGTAATCACACAGAATTGGTATGTGataaaataatatgttaaaaattGATAGTCTGCCAAGTATTATCACCCTAACGTGCAATGAGCGCTTCAGATAAgaaggaaaatgaagaaaatagcATCAGTTACAGAATTGTCCAAAACAACTTGATTTCCATCGGTTCTGACACTTCCTAGATGAAGATTGAACTAGCTCTACCGCTACCCCTAGCCCTACCACTACCCCTTGCTCCCGCTCTTTTCCCCTGATAAGGGTTCGCCAAACATTATGGAAAATGGTATAGACCATGGTTAAATTTGAGTTCCccaaagtgttttttttttatttttttatttaaagggTAAAGACAATGTACAATCAACTTTTCCCTTCTCAAATTTTAGATCTTCTCGACCTAccaaagtaaaaaagaaaagaaagataaattGGACCCTCACGGAAATTTTCAGAAATTGTGCGCGCTTATGTAATGCAGTTGCTGGTgacatcatgcacctctgaTTCTAATTCTCTCCACAGAGAGTGACTGATATCTACATCACCTATACCAGAAATTTATTTGGTTAAACCCGTTAATAGTAATATTTCATGTTTGTTAATATAAGAGCTTTATAAACACTAGTACACTTGCAAAGATCTCAGCTGCACTGCTGCACTATCTTACATTTTATTTCGCAGGCAAAAAGATCTGATGAATAGGAGAATACCACAAAGGCGCAGAGAAGCAAGAAGCTCAAgttattttgagttgtgaaccTACACTTCAACTCATTTCATACAGTTGGATTTTTAGAGAATCACTCACTTTTTCAATAATGAAACTATTGCCTTCTAGTCTGCAGGATAAGAAGTCCATATACTTGCTGCATTAGTCTTAATAGTTAATCTTCTCAATTTTGAACGTATAAGCATCCATCCCCTGATTCCCTTTTTCCTTGTACAGGCTAATTGCATACATATTGCCTAAGATGATCTTGATCATTATTAAATGTATACAATCATTGAACTTTGATAAGTTGCTTAATAAAGTGAAGACTGGGTTCAGATCCTAACAAAAGTCAAAAGGTGGTTTCTTCTCTGAGTCACCTTATACTTGTACTGGTGGGAGGTCGCAGGTGCCCAATGGAATAGTCAAGGTACGAGCAAACTAACTAGGACTGTACAACTATCAAatagaaataagaaaattaaactTTAATAAGTTTATTCGGCTCTTCCACCAGCACACGACTAAGTTACTACTCCTATCAGTTATCAAGAAACGCCCGAGTTCGACATATAGCGCACACACTGATTATCATGCGAATgaatcttctcttttcttttattttttttttctttttttgtgagaaGGCCTTTAAGTatctttctttgtttgtttatgaagtgttatatacattataaaAATCAAATGCTTTACTATTTACTGTTGAGGTTAACAGGGACATCCTTATTTCTGCTACTGCAACAAAGTTAACTGGCATAATACTGTGAACTCAATCCATCTCCAAAAAAAATGTTCTGAACTCAATTACTTACATCTAAACCTAAAACTAAAGGTTATCaagagtcaaaaaaaaaaaattatttacaacaTAAAACATAACAAAACATTCTGAGCCGTGttagaaaattaatattttttcccCTTCATAGCACAATCTCGCAAAACTAATGACTAATTCAACCAGTATAAAATTAAGTAATAAGTTGAATCCAAACacaatatcaaacaaaacatgattaaattaGCTATTAGCAACAGCAAAAACTCAACCAGTACGAAATTAAGTAATTAGTTGAATTCaaacacaaaacaaatacaGCTGTTGAAATTCAACCCGATACATAATTAAGTAATTAGTTGATAAAACAAACGCAATTAAGAACAATGTAAGAGCAGGTAAAGCAAAACCTGATTCGAAGAAGGAAGTTTCTAGAACCGAAGGAAGGACAAAAATTGGGCTGAGAGGAGTATTGGAAATGACCCGACAAAATATTAAGGCCGGTGTCTTTTTATAGTATGGGTCAGAGGGCGGTGCGCTAAGCCcatttgcacttttggccctattttgtgttggtcgttaatttttttttttttcgcgggttatccttcatttggggtggtctttaatttttgtctttaaattagtggtctttaagttttgtccttcgcttaataGTTTGAAGTTGTGGGTTCGACCCTCAGCtcagtaaaaaagaaaaaaattaaagaccactcccagcgaaggacaatcctgcaaattgtcCATTAatgtttgtccttcaaatgggctggtctttaatttttggaataATTACTTGGTATAGCTACCTCTaagaggtaattattgataataactaccttttaatttatttatatttagtagctacaaTGATTTAATAAATTATCATTCGTagctataccaaaatatatcaAGCGGTCGTGGCTGGAATGGTTATTGGGTGTGGGCTCTGCCCCTGCCcatccaggttcgaacccagctAACCACATTagttttcttacatattttttcTAGCTTCTTATCCTTATATCTGAGTATATTTCGTCATATGGATTTGGCTCATATTGTATCACATATGTATTTGGCTTCTtgtcttgtatctgaatgtataTGAGACTTATgatatacattcaaatatagtGAATACATTCAATTTCGCAACTCGAAAATGCCTAATGTAGCAACGAATTGTAAATATGAAAAGGGTAGTTATGGATGGTTAATTGCTCctaaaaggtagttatttatgtaagttgcccttaatttttttcccttcaaaatcgaacttatgcctagaaAGGCATAAGTTATGCTTCATCTATCCGTGAGTTTGCCCGcacccttaaagaacttatgcctagtaagacataagtttgattttgaaggaaagagattaaagaccagcccatttgaaggccaAAAGTTAAGGACCAGtacatttgaaggacaaaccgtgcaattactcCATCCTTAATGGATTTGGGCTACTTGTATTAGCTTATTACATAAGGACCAGTACTCTGCct
It includes:
- the LOC132069512 gene encoding large ribosomal subunit protein eL39x, which translates into the protein MPSHKTFMIKKKLAKKQRQNRPIPYWIRMRTDNTIRYNAKRRHWRRTKLGF
- the LOC132030770 gene encoding PHD finger-like domain-containing protein 5A → MAKHHPDLIMCRKQPGIAIGRLCEKCDGKCVICDSYVRPCTLVRVCDECNYGSFQGRCVICGGVGISDAYYCKECTQQEKDRDGCPKIVNLGSAKTDLFYERKKYGFKKR